Within Mycobacterium heckeshornense, the genomic segment CAGACCACCCTGTTCCACCTCGGCGTCCTCGACAGCGCGCCCCGCAAGACCAGCCCAAACCGCTCGGCTGAGCGGGCCGCCCAGTGGGCGGCGGTTCCGCCGCGGCTGGCGGCCACCCTGACCGGTTACATCGCCCAGACGCGGCTGTCGCTGCGGGCCTCGACGATGGTGCGTGTCGAGGGCGTGCTGCGGGAGTTCGCCGGCTGGCTGGCCGCGAACGCCCCCGAGGTGGTCTGTGTTGCTGACCTGCGTCGGGCACACATCGAGGCCTACAAGCTGCACCTGGCCACCCGTCCTTCGGCGCGCGGCGGCCGGTTGTCCAAGATCAGTCTCGCCGAACATCTCGGCACCCTGCGCACCTGCTTCGACCGGCTCACCGAATGGGACGGCGACGATATTCCCGCCCGCGTGCTCGTGTTCGCCGGCGACCTGCCGATCCGCGACGAGCCGCTGCCCCGCTTCCTCGACGACGCCGCGTTCACCAAGCTGCTGCAGGCCGCGCGCGCCGCCGACGACCCGTTTGTCCGGCTGTGCGTGGAGTTCCTGGCCCGCACCGGCCTGCGTAAGGGCGAATTCCTCGATCTCACAGTCGATTCCGTGGTGCAGATCGGGGCCGCGTACTGGTTGCACGTGCCGCTCGGGAAACTGCGCAACGACCGGTACATTCCGTTGCATCCCCAACTCAAGGATCTCCTCGACGAATGGCTCGCCGCCCGACCCGTCAGCCTGCGCAGCCGCTACCTGTTCGTTGAGTACGGCCAACGCATCGGGGAGGGCCGCGTCGATCGGGCCGTCGCTGAAACCGCGAAAGTGGCTGGCATCGGCCGTGTTTCGCCCCATCGTCTCAGACATACCTTGGCAACCCAGGCGATCAACCGCGGTATGTCGCTGGAAGCGCTGGCCGCGCTGTTGGGTCACCGATCTATGCGGATGACGCTCGTTTACGCTCGAATCGCCGATCGCACCGTCGCCGACGAATACTTCACCGTCAGCGAAAAGGTCGAGGCCCTCTACGATCAGCCGCGCGCACTTCCCGCCGACGCCGAAGGCGCCGAAATGCGAAAGCTCCGCGCCGAGATGCACCGTCGGATGCTCGGTAACGGCTACTGC encodes:
- a CDS encoding tyrosine-type recombinase/integrase, which gives rise to MNRSPAHRPDIEELVEAYRADLVAAGMFAGHPVTSVARTFFTRVGVAGWSALPLATQCALPLKDRRVVGWLIVTGRLRPSPDYLVACRPYLGEVAAHHHRGFHQRFVATSTELGFDPIVTRLQWSALAKVAALAGLTPEQLTQPVIDEQRKALSAAITRHRPGSHGAKALSAALFGAQTTLFHLGVLDSAPRKTSPNRSAERAAQWAAVPPRLAATLTGYIAQTRLSLRASTMVRVEGVLREFAGWLAANAPEVVCVADLRRAHIEAYKLHLATRPSARGGRLSKISLAEHLGTLRTCFDRLTEWDGDDIPARVLVFAGDLPIRDEPLPRFLDDAAFTKLLQAARAADDPFVRLCVEFLARTGLRKGEFLDLTVDSVVQIGAAYWLHVPLGKLRNDRYIPLHPQLKDLLDEWLAARPVSLRSRYLFVEYGQRIGEGRVDRAVAETAKVAGIGRVSPHRLRHTLATQAINRGMSLEALAALLGHRSMRMTLVYARIADRTVADEYFTVSEKVEALYDQPRALPADAEGAEMRKLRAEMHRRMLGNGYCARPVGLDCHFESICESCTFFQTTIAFRPTLQAQRDDAAEKGQLGRQKVFDGLLARLDQTAS